TCAATTTGCTCCTTATTTTCAAAGATCTCTTCAAGACTATCGTTATAAGTAGCAAATTCTTCTAACTTATCGATTAATTCTTTTTTAATCTCCGTATTAATTTGCTCTGCACGTCTTGATATGATTGAAATTGACTCGTAGATGTTATCTGTTGGCTCATCTATTTGATTTCTATCATACGTAATCGTATTAACGGGAGCATTGGTTTTCTTTAAATCCATTTTGGTCTTGTTATTTAACTTTTTGTGCTATATTTTTCTAAAGCGCCGTTTAATTCTCCTGCCATATCATCTGCTTGCGAAATGAACTCAGAGTTTACATAAGCTTTTTTAAAGCTTTCGTAAAATTCTTTAGCTTGTTTTAAACGTACTTCTTTTTTTCGTTCTACACTATTCATTGCTAATTTATGTGCAGAATCTAATCTGTAAAACAAAGCTTTCTCTCTTAAAGAAGATCCTGGAAAATCGAAAATAAAATTATTAAATGATTTTATTGACGCTTCAAAATCTGATATTAAATTGTACTGCTTTGCTATACTATATGCTTTATTCTCTAATTTAAAATCTAACTCTTGTACCAAAGTATTTGCATCGGCAACATATTTAGATTCTGGAAACACATTAATAAATGTTTGCAATTTCTCAATAGCTTCAACCGTTTGCTTTTGATCTTTAGTATAAGCTGGTGAAAGCATTGAATAACTTTTTGCACTTAAAAAGGAAGCTTCTTCTTGCTTTTCACTATTTGGATAACTTGATGCAAAACGCTCGAACTGATACCCTGCTACATAATAATCTCCCATTTCATAGAAAGAATTAGAATATAAATACATTAATTTTTCTGCTTGAGGCTTTCCTCTATAATTAGGTACAATTTGAGCAAATAACCTATTGGCTTTAGCAAACTTACCTTCGTTATATAATTCTTCACCCATTTTAAATTTAGTGGCAATATCTTCAGATTTTAAAACCTTTTGATACTCGCTACAACTACTTAAAACAGTGAATACTAATAAAATGTAAAAAAACTTTTTCATAAATATAAAAGAGGATGCAAAATTAGGTTAATAATATGGATATTAAAAATATTATTTTCAATCCAAACTTTTGCTAAAATAGAGGCTTAAACCCAGTAATCATAAGGTTTAAGTTATATTTAACACTGAAAAAATATTTAATAAGCTTCTACAAAATCTTTAATTTTTTGCTTTAAAGCATCTGTTGCGGGCACTAAAGGCAACCTCACAGTATCTTCACATAAGCCTAAAGCTTGAAAAACGGCTTTAATTCCAGAGGGGTTATTCTCCTCGAATATATAATCGATAACATTCATTAATTTAAAATGAAGTTTGTAAGCCGCTTTATTATCTCCTTTTAATCCTAAACGAATCATTTCAGAGAAATCTTTAGGAAAAGCTTGCCCTATTACAGAGATAACTCCAGCCCCACCTGCTAAAACAATAGATAATGCTAAATCATCATCCCCTGAAATCACTAAAAAATCTTCTGGTTTATTCTTTATTAATTGTAAATATTGAGCCACGTTATTTCCTGCTTCTTTTACAGCAATAACATTTTTAAAATCGTTTGCCAATCTTAAAGTTGTATTAACATCCATATTTTTAGATGTTCTACCTGGTACATTATAAAGTATAATGTCTACAGGCGAAACTTCGGATATAGCTTTAAAATGCTGATAAATTCCTTCTTGAGTTGGCTTACTGTAATAAGGTGTAACCGATAAAATAGCATCTATACCACTTAAATCTGTTGTCTTAATTTCTTCAATAACCTGCATAGTGTTATTGCCACCAATACCTAAAACTAAGGGCACACGACCGTTATTAGCTTTAGCAATAGTTGCAACAATAGCTTTCTTTTCGTCTTTAGTAATTGTTACACTCTCGGCAGTTGTACCGCTAATTACCAAATACTCTGTGCCATTATCAATATTGAAGTTTACAATATTGGTTAATGCTTCATGATTTACTGTTAAATCATCATTAAAAGGCGTTACCAATGCCACTCCAGTTCCAAGAAACTTACTATTCATTCTAAATTTTATTTAATATTTTTAAGTATTTAAAAGTTTCGGTTTTAAATAAATCGAACTCTTTTAAGTTTGTTTTTATAATTAAATCGTTAATCCGCTCATCACTTTGCAATATTCCAATCTTAAATTTCGCCTTAGATTTCGCAGTAATTAGCTTCAATTCTAAAATATCGGTATCGTAATAGCTAACTAAAACATCAAATTTAGTATTTAAAAACCCTTCTAATTCTGGATTTTTAATAGCGCCTCTCCAACCAAAATCTTTAGGATTATAACAACTATCCCAAGTCTTTAAATCTTCTTTTTCATTCTGAGAAAAGGCTATGATTTTCAATTTATTAGACTTTACTTTTAGGGTATCTGCTAACGAATTGAACATCTCAAAATCGTCAATTTCATCTAAATTTAGAATCACCCCTAAACTCTCAACATCACTATCGGCAACCTCCAATTGGCGTTCCAATAATAATTTGTTCAAGTATTTTTTATTAGATTTTTCTTTAAAACCCTTTAAAATCATTTACCTTTATCCTTTGCGCAAAGGTAGCAAAAGTACATTCAAAAAATTAGTTTAATATATGAGGATTACATATTTATTTATTTTGTTAAATATTTTTGTTTTTTCAGGGTGTAAAGATCAAAAATTACATCTCACAAAAATTGAAGGTAAGCAAATTACCATTACAGATTCTTTAGGCGGGAATAGTGAAATTGAAGCTTACATAAAACCTTTTAAAGATAGAATTGAAAAAGATCTTGATAGCGTTTTAGCCTATTCTGCAGACACCTACACTAAAAAAGATGGAGAATACAATACTGCTATAGGTAATTTTATGGCCGACGCCGTTTACAGCGAATCTAATCCGATTTTTAAAAGTAGAACCGGAAAAGACATTGATATGGTTTTACTAAATCATGGTGGTATTCGCTCTATTTTATCAAAAGGAAATGTTTCAAAACGAACCGCTTTTGGCTTAATGCCTTTTGAAAACAGCATTGTTGTTGTGGCGCTAAAAGGCGAACAAGTAGATAGTATAATGCATTACTTATCTCGCGGAAAACGAGCACATCCGGTTTCTGGAATTAAATTAACATTAGACAAAGATTCTAATATTCTTGAAGCTAAAGTAAATGGTAAAAGCATAGAAAAAGATAAAACTTACTATGTTGCAACAAACGATTATTTGTACAGTGGAGGCGATAATATGACCTTCTTTAAAACAAACGATAGTCTATATGTTTTAGATTATAAAATAAGAAATGCGCTAATTGATAAGTTTATGAAACTGGACACCATTAACCCGGTTATAGACGATAGATTCACTCAAATTAAATAATATGAAACGTAGAGACTTTATACAACAAGCCACAGCTGGAACTGCATTAGTTACACTTGGCAGCATGGGACTTCAATCGTTTACTACGCTTGATAAAACATCTAAAATAACAATTCTACATACTAACGATGTACATAGCCACATTGATGCTTTTGGACCTGAAGATGGGCGAAACGCAAACAAAGGTGGTGTTGCACGTAGAGCAAATTTAGTAGATGCTATAAGGAAGGAAAACCCTAACACTTTACTATTAGATGCTGGTGACATTTTTCAAGGCACACCCTATTTTAATTATTACGGTGGAGAATTGGAATTTAAACTAATGAGTAAATTAAAATATGATGCCGCAACTATTGGTAATCACG
The window above is part of the Algibacter sp. L3A6 genome. Proteins encoded here:
- a CDS encoding DUF6913 domain-containing protein, which encodes MILKGFKEKSNKKYLNKLLLERQLEVADSDVESLGVILNLDEIDDFEMFNSLADTLKVKSNKLKIIAFSQNEKEDLKTWDSCYNPKDFGWRGAIKNPELEGFLNTKFDVLVSYYDTDILELKLITAKSKAKFKIGILQSDERINDLIIKTNLKEFDLFKTETFKYLKILNKI
- the dapA gene encoding 4-hydroxy-tetrahydrodipicolinate synthase; protein product: MNSKFLGTGVALVTPFNDDLTVNHEALTNIVNFNIDNGTEYLVISGTTAESVTITKDEKKAIVATIAKANNGRVPLVLGIGGNNTMQVIEEIKTTDLSGIDAILSVTPYYSKPTQEGIYQHFKAISEVSPVDIILYNVPGRTSKNMDVNTTLRLANDFKNVIAVKEAGNNVAQYLQLIKNKPEDFLVISGDDDLALSIVLAGGAGVISVIGQAFPKDFSEMIRLGLKGDNKAAYKLHFKLMNVIDYIFEENNPSGIKAVFQALGLCEDTVRLPLVPATDALKQKIKDFVEAY
- a CDS encoding 5'-nucleotidase C-terminal domain-containing protein, whose translation is MRITYLFILLNIFVFSGCKDQKLHLTKIEGKQITITDSLGGNSEIEAYIKPFKDRIEKDLDSVLAYSADTYTKKDGEYNTAIGNFMADAVYSESNPIFKSRTGKDIDMVLLNHGGIRSILSKGNVSKRTAFGLMPFENSIVVVALKGEQVDSIMHYLSRGKRAHPVSGIKLTLDKDSNILEAKVNGKSIEKDKTYYVATNDYLYSGGDNMTFFKTNDSLYVLDYKIRNALIDKFMKLDTINPVIDDRFTQIK
- a CDS encoding DNA-directed RNA polymerase subunit omega, whose product is MDLKKTNAPVNTITYDRNQIDEPTDNIYESISIISRRAEQINTEIKKELIDKLEEFATYNDSLEEIFENKEQIEVSKFYEKLPKPHSLAVQEWLTDKIYFRNTEEDTQE
- a CDS encoding outer membrane protein assembly factor BamD → MKKFFYILLVFTVLSSCSEYQKVLKSEDIATKFKMGEELYNEGKFAKANRLFAQIVPNYRGKPQAEKLMYLYSNSFYEMGDYYVAGYQFERFASSYPNSEKQEEASFLSAKSYSMLSPAYTKDQKQTVEAIEKLQTFINVFPESKYVADANTLVQELDFKLENKAYSIAKQYNLISDFEASIKSFNNFIFDFPGSSLREKALFYRLDSAHKLAMNSVERKKEVRLKQAKEFYESFKKAYVNSEFISQADDMAGELNGALEKYSTKS